TGAAGCTCGACGGCTTTGAACGAATCTGACCCTATGAGCTCCGCACTTTTTAAGGTCGAGGCACAAGGAGGCCCCGTTCAATCACAACTATAGTGAGCCAACTTGACATCGTTGTACTCTTCCTGATGCTCCATGTGACCAGTCAGATCATCGCATAAGTTGGGATTCTGCTTGCTTTTGGACGACGACCAGGTCCAGATTAGGATGGTAGCAAGGCTTGCCAACTTCAGATCTTCTATGAGGATGTTTCTTATTGGACGTACCCTTCAAGAACATCACCGCCACGGTGAGCTTTATTGTTCGCTGGTATATAGCTGTGCCAAGCCAAACCGATCCAAAGACTAATCCCCCAAACACTGAGGATGTGTTAATGCTTGTTTGAATTCATTTTGAACCAAGCTTTTGCAATTAAGGATAACGTGCAAAAGGGATGATCGTTTGAAAGGGGGGCGATGGCGTGGTTGGCTCATAGACGCTGGTGAAAATGGTGCACCGCATGGAAACCTTTGACCAGTAAAACCCTGGTATTTTAGATTAACTTAGGAGCAAGCTACTACATTGATTCGTGATGAGCTATACAAGGCTGAAGGAGCTCTTGAACAGTAGGCGAAGGTGGCCAACAAAAGCTCCAGCCACAGCGCGATATACACTTTGCGGGATCACGGCGAATTTTGTAAGGCTGACGGAATTAATATCCCTGTGACTTATCAAAAGACCAATTCAATCATTACCGGATTCACTATACCCTTATCTATATCCGCTAGCCTATCCCTTGAAATCATTTCTTCTGATCCTTCAACTCCCCACGCTCCTTAACAACCCTcgcaacctcatcaccaacctccGTCCCCAACCCTTCAAAACCCTTAATAACACCCTCCCTATCCCCCTGACCCATCTCCTGACTCATTTTAAACTTGCCCTCCAACTTAGTAACCTCAATCTCAATGCCAATAATattcctcttcaacaactcaacaTACTTGTCCGGCGCATCAGACACCTTCCACTGACTCTCAGCCGTAAACCCCATCGCACCCCTCTCATTATGATCCGTAAGATCACTAATCGCCCTTCCCAGAAACGACGACGTCTCTTCGTTATTCTCATAGTAAATCCTCGCCTTTCCATAAACCTGCGCCGCGGCGTAATTCCACGTCGGCACCACTTTTCCATTCGCTGGTTTCGTCTCGGTGTAGAATTTGGGGGTGACGTAGTGGTGAGCTGGCTTTGTGAAGATTACTAGGACTTCGTCTTCGAGATAGCTTTTTAGAGAGGGGTTGGCGGTGCAGTGTTCGATCATGGCTTTGCTTTGGGGGTTTTGACGAGCCAGGTGACCGCGGAGACGGCCGAGTTCTGTTTCGCTGGATTCATCTTTTACGTCGAGAAGGAAGGGGATGTGACTGCTTTGGAGGAAGGAATGGTTTTGGGATTTTATTCCGGTTGTGAGCATTCCGAGGGGGTTTTCGTGGATGAGGCGGCGAAGGACACGGAGGTCCGCTTCAGCATGGGCGGCGCGAATATACATGATCGATGCGTCAGGTATGTCTTGGGTTATCGTGGTGGGTTCTTGTTAAAGAGAGATAGTGAAGTCTTTATGCTGCTGAAGAATGAAAGGACATCGCAAATAATAAAGGTTTGGCGGAGTGGGCGGGCCGCCACTGTAAGAGGGCGTCGTTCACATCGACCGGGCCGGTTTGGTACGGCGAATCACAGGTACAGTCATTCTAAGCAAGGTCTAGAGCGAATTGGTGCGAAGAGGTTTGTCATTGGCCATTCACCTAGCGTTATCGGACCTGCTTCCGAGGGTCAAAAATGCTTGAATGCGAGTTTCGTCAATTGAGTTCCATTATCTCGGTGTTCAAAGCCGAGCAGAGTTGGGAGACGTGTTCTGGAGGGTCAAGATTAGAAAGAAGCCAATTGATCTGTCATTCGCGTGTCTATCTCATTGCCATATCGCCTACCATCCAACGCCAAATTCACCTTATCCATGATTCATCATCCCGAGACTCTTTTGCATCTACAAACTCTTGACCATGATATGATCAGTCTGAACAATAGATCCAATTGTAAAATCGTGATTCCCGACCTGTTTATAACCCCATTTCTCATACGCCCTTATCGCCCTAGGGTTCTCCTCCCAAACACCAAGCCACAAATTCTTATACCCCTGCTCCTTCGCCATGCtctcaatggccttctccAGGGCCTTTccaacaccagcgccatGAGAATCAGGGTGCACATAAATCCGCTGTAACTCAACGGTCTTTTCCATGTTCTCTACACAGGGCTCACTGCTTCCGCGGGTGAGATACGCGAAGCCGAGGAAATCATCGTCCGAGCTTGTGGCGATGATTACATCTTTGTTGGGGTCATTGAGGTCGTTGACGATTGAGGTTTCTGTGTACGATTCTTCGAGGAAAGCATCGAGTTCGTGGGGTTCAACGGAGTGCCCAAATGTTATTGAGAAGACGTGTGCGCCTAGCTCTGCGATGCGAGCCGCATCAGTGAGTGTTGCaggcttgatgatgacttctttgTGATCCTTgacagtcatgatgagatgaatcAATGCAACGCAGCTAAGGATAACAATTGAGTAATAAATAGGTACGTGTAGCAGGGGTAGATGTTGGCGGTGAGTGACCTGCAGATTTCGGATCTCAAAAATTAGGCTTGGCTGAGCGGCTTAAAATACTTGAACAGATCCAACTTGGATAAACTCCCCGAGTCCAAACATGCAGATCTGAACGAGTGGCTTCTGGAAAGATCTCGGCCCTATTCCCGGGGATGACTAGCGCGCGCCCTTGATGTCAAAAAATGGATGGACCTCGCCCTTGGGATTGACCATTTCCGGGACCGGATATGCACAGTTTGACCATGACACCAAATTGGGTAAATATCCGCTGTTTTCTATGAAATTTGGACTCATCCTGTATCGATGCATTTCGCTCGGAGGGCGCGTAGAATCACAACCATTTGCTCTATACTCGAACCTGGGAACGCCCATCGTTCGCAGATTCTTATTCCCTTGTCTTGTAATTGGTTGAGATCTGGGACTCTGAGGGCATCTagtcttgagaaggctgcgAATGAGAGGAGTAACACTACTGCCATGGTTCTGGATCTGTTAGTAACTGTCGCTACATAGGTAGTGTCGACATACCCGTGTAAGAGATTCTCTAAAGATGCAGTCGGCGCATGCACTGCAAATTCAACTGAATTGAGATATCTACGACAGTGTACCAGACATTGTCGCGCATTCTCAAGCGTCGCGGGATTAGGCTGTGTCCCTGGTGCAAGAGCACAAACCTGATACAGAAAAGGCCTGTAGATGATGTCGCCTGTGGTGTGATATCGTATAGTAACCATGGTGTCATCAATACCTATCGGAGGTATCTCCAAGTTTGGCCGGATGCTgtgagggaggagatgatACCATGCTCCAAGCTGACGGTTCAACTCGTGAGCTAGATTTGGGAGGCTTGACTGCGTTTCCTCAGAGTTATCTGCTTGGTTGTCGCCCGTACCGGGTTCAGCTTCTGCGTAGAGGACGTAGTGGATGCGATTCAAGAGGCGACGGGACGAGAGATCCGCGAGCCACCGGTGCATATAAGGTTCGGAGGGGCCATCGGACCATGGGTAGGGTAGTTTATCGACGATCTTTTCGATGCCACTGCGAGGGAGATGATGCTCTGCCAGAATATCACTGACAATAGTTAGACAAAACCTTGACATCAGGTTCGGAACCGGCGACTCACCATTCAAGCACGAGAATAGCCCAAAAGACTCGCAGAATTGACTGGTCTTGAGAACCATCCCGCAGCAGCTTCTCGGATCTGGCCCGTTAGCACACCTCTCAATCCTAGCCTTAGCTGTTCATACCTAATCCAATAATGCTGCACATCAGTCGACGCCATATGGACCAACCTCCACGCCAGCAACGGCCTCGACAAATAGCTATAATACAGCGCAGCGAGATACAACGCCTGTGGTAAAAGCGGATCCCCACCAAACGAACACAACGACTCCGTGAGTAATAATCTCACAGCGGGTGTAAAGAACTTGACTCCGGGGCTCCAACTCGCATCCATACGATTTGGCGTCTCAGCAGCGACAGAACCAAGGGCGAGAACGACGAGAACCAGGGAGGAGGGGAGATCAGGTCGTGCACCGTGGTCAACGGTTCTATCGTATAGATCGTAGAAAGCTCGTTGGTCGAGAATTGGATGGAAGCGATGAACGAGTTGGAAGTAGTTTCTGACGAGATGGTCTGTTTCGTTGGGTGATAACGTCGGTAGGTTGATTTGACTGGCTGGTTCGGCGTTTAATCTCAATCCTTCAGGGATGGGCCTCCTCAGCTCAATATGGAGGAACAGATCTGAAGGATAATGACCAAGAAGTGCTTTAGCAGGCGCGGACCTCAATAAGTTTCCAGTTGTGGACGAATGAGACAGTGGAATGTCCATTGTCGTGTTGAAGACATTGTTGTTGGCGAATTGAGACAACGATGTTTGTGTCCCAGGTCCTGTTGAATGGACTGATGAAGCAGGTACTATTCCATCTTCAGGACTAATCGGTTCGTTGTGTCGTGTTACAGGATATGTGGCATAgggtgttgaggctggatAAGGAGTCGATGCTGGGAACGGTGTCGAAATAGGACTCCGATCTCGCTGACGAGCTATAGCGGACTGAAAGGTTGACTCAAGAGATTCAAGACGatcaaagatctcatcaacgcGATCAACAGGGATTGCAATTCGTCTGCCAAATCAGCATTGCATAGCAACTTATGACTGTGAAACTCACTTTGActcatttccatcatcgcGATACTCGCACTCGGAGTTATTCGCCTCTTCGCAGAGGGTACAAACAGGCTGTCTGCCATCACATTTCCTCTTCCTGCACCAATTAGCACCACTAACGGTATACGTCTTCATTAGAAATATTGACACACCTCTTTCTGCAGTAATTGCAGGCCTTGGCGGCTCGCTTCCGCTTCGCAGATTCCATGCCTGCCTGTTTTGTGTGTCACACTGGGAAATCTTTGCCGCGGGGCGGATGTCAGGCGGAGTCGGCGGCTGGGCCTCCGCCTTCGGTGACGGGCGGAAGA
This region of Fusarium verticillioides 7600 chromosome 3, whole genome shotgun sequence genomic DNA includes:
- a CDS encoding transcriptional regulator; the protein is MYIRAAHAEADLRVLRRLIHENPLGMLTTGIKSQNHSFLQSSHIPFLLDVKDESSETELGRLRGHLARQNPQSKAMIEHCTANPSLKSYLEDEVLVIFTKPAHHYVTPKFYTETKPANGKVVPTWNYAAAQVYGKARIYYENNEETSSFLGRAISDLTDHNERGAMGFTAESQWKVSDAPDKYVELLKRNIIGIEIEVTKLEGKFKMSQEMGQGDREGVIKGFEGLGTEVGDEVARVVKERGELKDQKK